A window from Acinonyx jubatus isolate Ajub_Pintada_27869175 chromosome E1, VMU_Ajub_asm_v1.0, whole genome shotgun sequence encodes these proteins:
- the LOC128313483 gene encoding protein SPT2 homolog codes for MGGSKGKASQRQEGPRRPVSGEQESRSGSAHCAPSQEGGQGRGKARRTRPVLEPVTAGSHRTHAGRRKPTAEGNGGCRRSGAGPPAEAQGRLGSARRPGRGSKESREPREDRGGRLEEESLSREGTTSELCRRRRRGKGRGPSARQGCRETRSLHGDTSGGDGGSSCPDSEAREAQESDSQSTGAPELRPKPEQKDTVLGDTQTESEPELEPGERPSSDGGGSAEPRSREGSSGVGPQGEKEDSGTVTESSLEGAGPGGGPRTAPGTASQATEAEETRPGKKPKAPSPL; via the coding sequence ATGGGTGGGAGCAAAGGCAAAGCGTCCCAGCGCCAGGAGGGCCCCAGGAGGCCGGTCTCAGGGGAGCAGGAGTCCCGGTCGGGCAGCGCCCACTGCGCGCCCAGCCAGGAAGGCGGACAGGGTCGCGGTAAGGCCCGAAGGACCAGACCGGTCTTGGAACCGGTCACTGCGGGAAGCCACAGGACCCACGCTGGCCGCCGGAAGCCCACCGCAGAGGGGAACGGCGGCTGCAGACGGTCAGGGGCTGGGCCGCCAGCAGAGGCCCAGGGGAGACTAGGCAGTGCGCGGCGTCCGGGTCGCGGATCTAAGGAGAGCCGCGAGCCCCGGGAGGACCGTGGCGGGCGCCTGGAGGAAGAGAGTCTCTCCAGAGAAGGGACAACGAGTGAGCTCTGCCGCcgcaggaggagaggaaaagggcgGGGACCCTCGGCTCGGCAGGGTTGCCGGGAGACTCGGAGCCTGCACGGGGACACGTCGGGTGGAGACGGGGGCAGCTCTTGCCCGGACAGCGAAGCCCGCGAGGCCCAGGAGAGCGACAGCCAGAGCACTGGGGCCCCAGAGCTGCGACCCAAGCCGGAGCAAAAGGACACGGTCCTGGGAGACACCCAAACCGAGTCGGAGCCAGAGCTGGAACCCGGCGAACGCCCCAGCAGCGACGGCGGGGGCAGCGCTGAACCCCGGAGCCGGGAAGGGTCGTCGGGGGTGGGAccccagggagagaaggaggattCCGGGACAGTCACGGAATCGAGTCTGGAGGGGGCCGGACCTGGAGGGGGCCCACGGACAGCCCCAGGAACGGCGAGCCAGGCCACCGAAGCCGAAGAGACTAGGCCGGGCAAAAAACCcaaggcccccagccccctctag